A window of the Streptomyces griseochromogenes genome harbors these coding sequences:
- a CDS encoding amidohydrolase, whose amino-acid sequence MTLPLPDWAPALYQALHRGPELGFQEHRTAGLLAEVLGREGFTVTRGIGGTGLAAVLDRGPGPVVAARAELDALPLQERTGAAFASEVDGVTHACGHDLHMAALAGAAAQLASRPDLPPGRIVLVLQPAEELGSGAARMVEDGLADVVPRPDVLLSQHVSAMAPAGVLVSTSGTALAAADTLVVTARAPGGHTGQPDSGPDPVLFAAGLTQRLHTVVGRDVAPFEQAVVSVPGIAAPSAPGLRAPRAAVTVNIRTFEERVRQAVLDRVDALVRAEAAAAGLAFGDDVQLTHDTHVPRVENDAQVRDRLAAVHRERLSMGHLSVPPALASDDVSLLVRAFGCPAVYWFVGSGEPGGRLGPVRPACHTDAYLPHPATLAVATAAMREALLAGLSGDLYGPAGRAGS is encoded by the coding sequence GTGACCCTTCCGCTGCCGGACTGGGCGCCGGCCCTCTACCAAGCCCTGCACCGCGGTCCCGAGCTCGGATTCCAGGAGCACCGCACCGCCGGGCTCCTGGCCGAGGTGCTCGGCCGCGAGGGCTTCACGGTGACCCGCGGGATCGGGGGGACCGGCCTCGCGGCGGTGCTCGACCGCGGCCCCGGCCCGGTCGTCGCGGCGCGCGCGGAGCTGGACGCCCTGCCGCTCCAGGAGCGGACCGGCGCGGCCTTCGCCAGCGAGGTGGACGGCGTGACGCACGCCTGCGGGCACGACCTGCACATGGCGGCACTCGCCGGGGCGGCCGCGCAACTCGCGTCCCGGCCCGACCTGCCGCCCGGGCGGATCGTCCTCGTCCTGCAGCCCGCGGAGGAACTCGGCAGCGGCGCCGCCAGGATGGTCGAGGACGGCCTGGCCGACGTCGTCCCGCGCCCCGACGTCCTGCTCAGCCAGCATGTCTCGGCCATGGCACCGGCCGGTGTGCTGGTCTCCACGTCCGGGACGGCGCTCGCCGCGGCGGACACGCTCGTCGTCACGGCACGCGCCCCGGGCGGGCACACCGGCCAGCCGGATTCCGGCCCGGACCCGGTGCTGTTCGCCGCGGGTCTCACCCAGCGCCTGCACACCGTGGTGGGCCGTGACGTGGCGCCGTTCGAGCAGGCGGTGGTGTCCGTGCCCGGGATAGCGGCACCGTCCGCACCGGGACTGCGCGCGCCCCGCGCCGCCGTGACCGTCAACATCCGCACCTTCGAGGAACGCGTGCGCCAGGCGGTCCTCGACCGCGTCGACGCGCTGGTGCGGGCGGAGGCCGCCGCCGCGGGCCTCGCCTTCGGCGACGACGTCCAGCTGACCCATGACACGCACGTTCCCCGAGTGGAGAACGACGCGCAGGTCCGCGACCGCCTGGCCGCGGTCCACCGCGAACGGCTGTCCATGGGCCATCTCTCCGTCCCGCCCGCGCTCGCCTCGGACGATGTCAGCCTTCTCGTGCGCGCCTTCGGCTGTCCGGCCGTGTACTGGTTCGTCGGGTCCGGCGAACCCGGCGGTCGGCTCGGTCCGGTGCGGCCCGCCTGCCACACCGACGCGTACCTCCCCCATCCGGCGACCCTCGCCGTCGCCACCGCCGCGATGCGTGAGGCACTGCTGGCCGGGCTGTCCGGCGATCTGTACGGGCCGGCCGGTCGGGCCGGTTCCTGA
- a CDS encoding cytochrome P450, whose product MAGFPALTELDGAGWSGLLRWLADARRDAPVLELAGMHHVFRAEDVRTVLSDSELFSSDRTRMMPPTAQLGRGNLTMMDPPDHTRMRRIVNQAFTPASVGGLAPAIDEIAGELVSGLTPERFDLVRDLAYPLPIRVISRFLGLPEEEHGRFRTWSVGFSRGDAAQMDAMHRYLVEVAAAKRARPVRDLMSRLATAEVDGAPATVDEIASLSGLILLAGHVTTTSLIAAAVRELCVRPELAAEVRDHDRIEDLVLEALRTRPAFAQVTRIAAGDATLSGVTVPAGALVSAWILSANHDPLLNPDPERFLLDRPARRHLSFGHGVHYCLGGPLAQLEAVAAVRAVVRRFARLTVLAPVEFHPLPTLSIRRLVLAGQAYGA is encoded by the coding sequence ATGGCCGGATTCCCGGCCCTGACCGAGCTGGACGGCGCGGGGTGGAGCGGACTGTTGCGCTGGCTCGCGGACGCGCGGCGGGACGCCCCCGTCCTGGAACTCGCCGGTATGCACCATGTGTTCCGCGCCGAGGACGTGCGCACCGTGCTGTCGGACAGCGAACTGTTCTCCTCCGACCGGACCCGGATGATGCCGCCCACCGCGCAGCTCGGGCGGGGCAACCTGACCATGATGGACCCGCCGGACCACACCCGGATGCGGCGGATCGTCAACCAGGCGTTTACGCCCGCCTCGGTCGGGGGCCTCGCCCCGGCGATCGACGAGATCGCCGGGGAACTCGTGAGCGGCCTCACGCCGGAGCGGTTCGACCTCGTGCGCGACCTCGCCTATCCGCTGCCGATCCGGGTCATCTCCCGGTTCCTCGGGCTGCCCGAGGAGGAACACGGCCGGTTCCGTACGTGGTCGGTCGGGTTCAGCCGGGGCGACGCCGCGCAGATGGACGCGATGCACCGGTACCTGGTCGAGGTGGCGGCGGCGAAGCGGGCGCGGCCGGTGCGGGACCTGATGTCACGCCTGGCGACCGCCGAGGTGGACGGAGCGCCGGCGACGGTCGACGAGATCGCCTCGCTCAGCGGCCTGATCCTGCTGGCCGGGCATGTCACCACCACCTCGCTGATCGCCGCGGCGGTCCGCGAACTGTGCGTCCGGCCGGAGCTCGCCGCCGAGGTCAGGGACCACGACCGGATCGAGGACCTGGTTCTGGAGGCGCTGCGCACCCGGCCCGCCTTCGCCCAGGTGACCAGGATCGCGGCGGGTGACGCCACACTGTCCGGCGTCACCGTCCCGGCCGGCGCCCTGGTGTCGGCGTGGATCCTGTCCGCGAACCACGACCCGCTGCTGAACCCGGACCCGGAACGCTTCCTGCTGGACCGTCCGGCCCGTCGCCACCTGTCCTTCGGGCACGGCGTGCACTACTGCCTCGGCGGTCCCCTGGCCCAGCTGGAGGCGGTCGCCGCGGTGCGCGCGGTCGTCCGCCGGTTCGCCCGCCTGACGGTGCTGGCCCCGGTGGAGTTCCACCCGCTGCCCACCCTGTCCATCCGGCGTCTCGTGCTCGCAGGGCAGGCCTATGGCGCCTGA
- a CDS encoding TetR/AcrR family transcriptional regulator has product MLITARQSAVQPLGNVTTDSFRPGQAAGGRCTRSARVLDAMVDLILRIGYPKISVQDVAEHVGIGKGTVYKHWNSKEDIIDDVLVREFDRVHDQFMAHLPGDRRMATLHGTSCVLYRLVMANPVLRAYNTRDGRVLGTHVAAQGSPDALGISLVSVLGRFPYLELLRDHGLIVDAVCSPEGQLSIEAVVSGFVARAGHADDLEETNASSRMMATVLRRAFEPVDPPEPADHDRMTKAMLAARPLRSGTPMRATPTTGER; this is encoded by the coding sequence ATGTTGATCACTGCTCGGCAGAGCGCCGTACAGCCACTCGGCAACGTCACCACCGACTCGTTCCGGCCCGGGCAGGCGGCCGGCGGCCGATGTACCCGCTCCGCCCGGGTCCTCGACGCCATGGTCGACCTGATCCTGCGCATCGGCTACCCGAAGATCAGCGTTCAGGACGTCGCCGAGCACGTGGGCATCGGCAAGGGAACGGTGTACAAGCACTGGAACAGCAAAGAAGACATCATCGACGACGTACTGGTCCGCGAATTCGACCGTGTGCACGACCAGTTCATGGCGCACCTGCCCGGGGACCGCAGGATGGCCACCCTGCACGGTACGAGCTGTGTGCTGTACCGCCTGGTCATGGCGAATCCGGTGCTGCGGGCCTACAACACCCGTGACGGGCGTGTGCTGGGCACCCATGTGGCGGCGCAGGGGAGCCCGGACGCCCTCGGGATCTCCCTCGTCTCGGTCCTGGGGCGTTTCCCGTACCTCGAGTTGCTGCGGGACCACGGCCTGATCGTCGACGCGGTCTGCTCCCCGGAGGGCCAGCTGTCCATCGAGGCCGTCGTCAGCGGGTTCGTCGCCCGCGCCGGACACGCGGACGACCTGGAGGAGACGAATGCCTCCTCCCGCATGATGGCGACCGTGCTGCGGCGGGCGTTCGAACCCGTCGACCCGCCGGAGCCGGCGGATCACGACCGGATGACCAAGGCCATGCTGGCGGCCCGCCCGCTGCGGTCCGGGACCCCCATGCGGGCGACCCCCACGACGGGCGAACGGTGA
- a CDS encoding TOMM precursor leader peptide-binding protein, which translates to MAGTLTNAGREQAARSGLLAGGLSGALAHLDVEVRASDSWRLPADGPADRPWLSVHTEVGQVIVGPLTRPGVAGCPHCLDLRRQRVDASRPWLARLREEHGARLDGDVPQLLDELAVAVVADTAAALVADELAGRPADPSQVREPAGQDEPRLVAVVDLATLETRRHRFLPDPFCPQCGALPEDSAERAQRVLRPAAKITPFGSRTRDVLADFEAVRAMYVDPFSGLIRRTDRGAEGGLVMSGASMPLRFDNLAEPGYGRSRDYRTSELTAILEALERYGGVAPGGLRTSVRGTFHELAPHAVHPDVFGRHPDESYDAPSFRYRRFDPDRPLWWVWAHSFATGDARLVPEALAYYYCHRLRGDDPVSYYEVSNGCALGSSWEEATLHGLMETVERDAFLCTWYTRTVPPTIDLDSCHDPRVPLQAGAIASSTGYRIHAFDITTDYGIPAVWVMAAHPDRKGPALLCTAGAGLDPERALSNALNELGPILSDVIRRYPAEEERAAQMVRDPYSVVTMPDHSALYAHPEAAHRLDFLFGGPTIGVDEVGGPDRLRPDRDDLTVDLRAAAERVGEVLVVDQTTPEHRAGGFTCVKVLVPGAVPMTFGYRNRRIDGLPRLLSLPRRLGRLDADLSRAQLNPDPHPFP; encoded by the coding sequence ATGGCGGGGACGCTGACGAACGCCGGGCGCGAACAGGCGGCACGGTCGGGGCTGTTGGCGGGCGGCCTGTCCGGCGCGCTGGCGCACCTGGACGTCGAGGTGCGGGCGAGCGACAGCTGGCGCCTCCCGGCGGACGGGCCGGCCGACCGCCCGTGGCTGAGCGTCCACACGGAGGTCGGTCAGGTGATCGTCGGGCCGCTGACCCGGCCGGGCGTGGCGGGCTGCCCGCACTGCCTCGACCTGCGGCGGCAGCGGGTCGACGCGAGCAGGCCCTGGCTCGCCCGGCTGCGTGAGGAGCACGGCGCCCGACTGGACGGCGACGTACCGCAGTTGCTCGACGAACTCGCCGTCGCGGTGGTGGCGGACACGGCCGCCGCTCTGGTGGCGGACGAGCTGGCCGGCCGGCCGGCGGATCCGTCACAGGTGCGGGAGCCGGCCGGCCAGGACGAGCCGCGCCTGGTGGCGGTGGTCGATCTGGCCACCCTCGAAACGCGCCGCCACCGCTTCCTGCCCGATCCCTTCTGCCCGCAGTGCGGAGCACTCCCCGAGGACTCGGCGGAGCGGGCCCAGCGCGTCCTGCGGCCGGCTGCGAAGATCACGCCGTTCGGGTCACGGACCCGGGACGTCCTGGCCGACTTCGAGGCCGTCCGCGCGATGTACGTGGATCCGTTCAGCGGCCTGATCCGGCGCACCGACCGCGGCGCGGAGGGCGGGCTGGTGATGTCCGGCGCATCGATGCCGCTGCGGTTCGACAACCTCGCCGAGCCCGGTTACGGCCGCAGCCGCGACTACCGGACCAGCGAGCTGACCGCGATCCTCGAAGCCCTGGAGCGCTACGGCGGCGTGGCTCCGGGGGGTCTGCGGACCTCCGTGCGGGGCACGTTCCACGAACTCGCGCCGCACGCCGTGCACCCGGACGTGTTCGGCCGCCACCCCGACGAGAGCTACGACGCCCCGTCCTTCCGCTATCGCAGATTCGACCCCGACCGACCGCTGTGGTGGGTGTGGGCGCACTCGTTCGCCACCGGCGACGCCCGGCTGGTGCCCGAGGCCCTCGCGTACTACTACTGCCACCGGCTGCGCGGCGACGATCCGGTCTCCTACTACGAGGTGTCCAACGGCTGCGCCCTCGGCTCGTCCTGGGAGGAGGCGACGCTGCACGGGCTCATGGAGACGGTCGAGCGCGACGCCTTCCTGTGCACCTGGTACACCCGGACCGTCCCGCCGACGATCGACCTGGACTCCTGTCACGACCCGCGGGTGCCCCTCCAGGCGGGCGCGATCGCTTCGAGCACCGGGTACCGCATCCACGCCTTCGACATCACGACGGACTACGGGATCCCGGCGGTCTGGGTGATGGCCGCGCATCCGGACCGCAAGGGCCCCGCGCTGCTGTGCACCGCGGGTGCGGGCCTGGACCCGGAGCGGGCGCTGTCGAACGCGTTGAACGAGCTCGGTCCGATCCTCAGCGACGTGATCCGGCGCTATCCGGCCGAGGAGGAGCGGGCCGCGCAGATGGTGCGCGATCCGTACAGCGTCGTCACCATGCCGGACCACTCCGCGCTCTACGCACATCCGGAGGCCGCGCACCGGCTCGACTTCCTGTTCGGCGGCCCGACTATCGGTGTCGACGAGGTCGGCGGGCCGGACCGGCTGCGCCCGGACCGCGACGACCTCACGGTGGACCTGCGGGCCGCGGCCGAGCGCGTCGGCGAGGTGCTCGTGGTCGACCAGACCACGCCCGAACACCGGGCCGGCGGCTTCACCTGTGTCAAGGTCCTCGTCCCCGGGGCGGTGCCGATGACCTTCGGTTACCGCAATCGGCGGATCGACGGGCTGCCGCGGCTGCTGAGCCTGCCGCGACGGCTCGGCAGGCTCGACGCGGACCTGTCCCGGGCGCAGCTGAACCCCGACCCCCACCCGTTCCCGTGA